One segment of Neobacillus endophyticus DNA contains the following:
- the pabB gene encoding aminodeoxychorismate synthase component I: MPKKNINEQEPLLSFEFASSTGEISPLTFLQPKKVIRANRIEDVLPSLELIKEAVNDGYYAAGFLSYESAPAFDPAYQVKSGQSMPLLWFGIFSEPLHQSLDSKGKFSLTKWGTAVSLDEYQESIMSIKRSIESGDTYQTNYTIRLDSMFQGDDIAFFQQLKRAQNSNYCAYINTGEHRILSASPELFFHWEGEQITTRPMKGTAKRGKTLAEDETVASWLYHSEKNRAENVMIVDLLRNDLGVIAETGTVHVPKLFEIEHYPTVHQMTSTITAKVAANTEIVDIFKALFPCGSITGAPKISTMNIISNLEKTPREVYCGAIGYITPDKEAIFNVPIRTVIIDQKTGMAAYGVGGGITWDSTSEGEYEEILAKASLLEAMRPEFQLLETLLLTDGEFYLLEEHLNRVKSSAQYFGYPFDLEDVHHTLLDFAKKHKHGEVKIRLLIDKKGEITLDAQPLTKANALLKVILADEPIDKNNPFFYHKTTNRMIYSQFQQKFPQYFDVLLWNSEGELTEFTNGNVVLELDGKLWTPAVDSGLLAGTYREYLIKKGTIREKTITVNELKKCSKIWFINSVRKWLEVECCYADKKHQSFQNSF; the protein is encoded by the coding sequence ATGCCAAAAAAAAATATAAACGAACAAGAACCACTTTTATCTTTTGAATTTGCCTCTTCGACTGGTGAAATTAGCCCCCTTACTTTTTTACAACCAAAAAAGGTGATTAGAGCGAATCGGATTGAGGATGTTTTACCTTCCCTTGAACTGATTAAGGAAGCCGTAAATGATGGTTATTATGCAGCAGGGTTTCTATCCTATGAAAGTGCACCTGCATTTGATCCTGCTTATCAGGTAAAATCCGGACAATCCATGCCATTACTGTGGTTTGGTATCTTTTCAGAACCACTTCATCAATCACTCGACAGCAAAGGAAAATTTAGTCTCACAAAATGGGGGACTGCTGTCAGTTTGGATGAATACCAGGAATCGATTATGTCCATCAAGCGATCAATTGAAAGCGGGGATACGTATCAGACAAATTACACGATTCGTCTCGATTCCATGTTTCAAGGTGACGATATCGCCTTTTTCCAGCAGCTGAAACGAGCACAGAATTCTAATTATTGTGCCTATATTAATACGGGGGAGCATCGTATTCTCTCAGCGTCACCTGAGCTTTTTTTCCACTGGGAAGGGGAGCAAATTACGACCCGTCCAATGAAAGGAACGGCCAAAAGAGGGAAGACATTGGCTGAGGATGAGACAGTGGCAAGTTGGCTCTACCATTCTGAAAAAAACCGTGCCGAAAATGTCATGATTGTTGATTTGCTGCGCAATGATTTGGGCGTTATCGCTGAAACGGGAACGGTCCATGTACCAAAACTGTTCGAAATTGAACATTATCCTACTGTACATCAGATGACCTCAACCATCACAGCAAAAGTTGCAGCCAATACGGAAATTGTAGATATTTTCAAAGCACTGTTCCCGTGTGGGTCGATCACCGGTGCTCCAAAAATCAGCACGATGAATATCATTTCGAATTTGGAAAAAACACCGCGCGAAGTATATTGCGGGGCTATAGGATATATCACCCCTGACAAAGAGGCGATCTTTAATGTGCCCATCAGAACAGTTATAATTGATCAAAAAACGGGCATGGCTGCATACGGAGTTGGCGGTGGAATTACCTGGGATTCTACATCCGAAGGGGAATATGAAGAAATACTTGCTAAGGCAAGTCTGCTTGAGGCCATGCGTCCCGAGTTTCAATTGTTAGAGACCCTGCTCTTAACGGATGGTGAATTTTACTTACTGGAAGAGCACCTCAATCGTGTAAAAAGTTCGGCTCAATATTTTGGATATCCATTCGATTTAGAAGATGTCCATCATACTTTATTGGATTTTGCAAAGAAGCATAAACATGGGGAAGTAAAGATTCGGTTACTTATAGATAAAAAAGGTGAGATCACATTAGATGCTCAACCTCTTACCAAGGCAAATGCACTGTTAAAGGTCATTCTGGCAGATGAACCGATCGATAAAAATAATCCTTTTTTCTATCATAAAACAACGAATAGAATGATTTATTCTCAATTTCAGCAAAAGTTTCCTCAATATTTTGATGTCCTTCTATGGAATTCAGAGGGAGAGTTAACTGAATTTACGAATGGGAATGTTGTTTTGGAATTAGATGGGAAATTGTGGACGCCAGCAGTAGACAGCGGTTTACTAGCTGGAACTTATCGTGAATACTTAATAAAAAAAGGGACAATTCGCGAAAAAACGATCACAGTTAATGAATTGAAAAAGTGCTCAAAAATATGGTTTATCAATAGTGTTCGAAAATGGCTGGAGGTTGAATGTTGCTACGCTGATAAGAAGCACCAGTCTTTTCAAAATAGTTTCTAA
- a CDS encoding DUF2089 domain-containing protein, protein MVYPLLTNCPVCSKQLIITKLECHHCHTAIENNFELSKFMALGQEQLHFIEVFLKCRGNIKEVEKELGISYPTVRGKLDDIISSLGYSTNKKDQIDKKKVVTMLEKGEISAEEAISMLKEEL, encoded by the coding sequence ATGGTCTACCCTTTACTTACAAATTGCCCGGTTTGCAGTAAACAATTAATCATAACAAAGCTGGAATGCCATCATTGCCATACAGCGATTGAAAATAATTTTGAACTTTCCAAGTTTATGGCTCTTGGTCAGGAGCAACTCCATTTTATTGAAGTATTTCTGAAATGCCGGGGAAATATCAAGGAAGTCGAAAAGGAACTGGGAATTTCTTATCCGACTGTCCGCGGAAAATTAGACGATATTATTTCTTCTCTTGGTTACAGCACAAATAAAAAAGATCAGATAGATAAGAAAAAGGTTGTTACGATGCTTGAAAAAGGTGAAATATCCGCAGAGGAAGCTATTTCAATGCTGAAGGAGGAACTGTAA
- a CDS encoding glycoside hydrolase family 1 protein codes for MKKSLFPEGFLWGGATAANQLEGAYKEGGKGLSIFDMVTFVPKEERGNDVSMDVTSEQELEDLLAGKYGDNFPKRRGIDFYHRYKEDIALFAEMGFKTFRLSISWPRIFPNGDEQEPNEEGLAFYDRVFDELLKYGIEPLVTLSHYEIPLHLVQKYNGWTDRRLVEFFVHYAETVFKRYKGKVKYWLTFNEINVSTFSPYIGSGILVDRVENKEQAVYQALHHQFVASARAVKACQEIIPGAKIGCMLARMEVYPETCNPDDVLVALEEDQKNLFFTDVQVRGYYPSFMLSYFEKNNINIDMLPGDDEILLQHPVDFLSFSYYMSMVASGAPDKLKEKGNFFSGIQNPYLQTSDWGWQIDPKGLRITLKKLYDRYQVPLFIVENGLGAYDQVEEDGTINDDYRIDYLRAHIEQMGEAINDGVDLMGYTSWGCIDLISAGTSEMSKRYGFIYVDQDDYGNGTLERRKKKSFEWYKKVIGSNGADL; via the coding sequence ATGAAAAAGTCCCTATTTCCCGAAGGTTTTTTATGGGGTGGAGCAACTGCAGCGAATCAATTGGAAGGCGCCTACAAGGAAGGAGGAAAAGGATTATCCATTTTTGATATGGTTACATTTGTTCCAAAGGAAGAACGTGGAAATGACGTATCGATGGATGTTACTAGTGAACAAGAATTGGAAGATTTATTAGCTGGAAAATACGGGGATAACTTTCCGAAACGACGCGGGATTGATTTTTATCATCGTTACAAAGAAGACATCGCATTGTTTGCAGAAATGGGCTTTAAAACATTCCGTTTGTCGATTTCCTGGCCGCGCATTTTCCCAAATGGTGATGAACAGGAACCGAATGAAGAAGGATTGGCATTTTACGATCGTGTGTTTGATGAATTATTAAAATATGGAATCGAACCATTAGTAACGTTATCCCACTATGAAATTCCGCTTCATTTAGTGCAAAAGTATAATGGCTGGACAGACCGCCGTCTGGTAGAATTCTTTGTTCATTATGCAGAAACTGTATTTAAGCGTTATAAAGGCAAAGTTAAATACTGGCTAACGTTCAATGAAATTAACGTTTCAACCTTTTCTCCATACATCGGAAGCGGTATTCTAGTTGACCGTGTGGAAAATAAAGAGCAGGCCGTTTATCAAGCACTTCACCATCAATTTGTTGCCAGTGCAAGGGCTGTAAAAGCATGTCAAGAAATCATCCCTGGGGCCAAAATCGGCTGCATGCTGGCCCGTATGGAAGTGTATCCAGAAACCTGCAATCCAGACGATGTCTTGGTGGCATTGGAAGAGGATCAAAAGAATCTATTCTTCACTGACGTCCAGGTGCGCGGGTATTATCCTAGCTTCATGTTAAGTTATTTTGAAAAAAATAACATCAACATTGACATGCTGCCTGGTGATGATGAGATACTGTTGCAGCATCCGGTAGACTTTCTATCATTCAGCTACTATATGTCCATGGTAGCCAGCGGGGCACCAGATAAATTAAAAGAAAAAGGAAACTTCTTCAGCGGCATCCAAAATCCGTATTTACAAACATCTGATTGGGGATGGCAAATTGATCCGAAAGGTTTGCGCATTACTTTAAAGAAATTGTACGATCGCTATCAAGTTCCTCTATTTATTGTTGAAAATGGGTTGGGAGCTTACGATCAAGTAGAAGAAGATGGCACCATTAATGATGATTACCGAATTGATTATCTTCGCGCTCATATTGAACAAATGGGAGAGGCCATAAATGATGGAGTAGACCTCATGGGATACACGAGCTGGGGCTGTATTGATCTAATTAGTGCCGGAACTTCCGAAATGTCAAAACGATATGGGTTTATTTATGTAGATCAAGATGATTATGGAAACGGGACATTAGAAAGACGTAAGAAAAAATCATTTGAATGGTATAAAAAAGTCATCGGCAGCAATGGGGCAGACTTGTAA
- a CDS encoding CcdC protein domain-containing protein codes for MDQHILVIVIIIAFMLYRRVRRNIGWQPLNQGRLMFRIVLFIIIGALFLSEGILHPVSLISDVVGLVLGGILAFYSVNLTVFEQREGRLFYRPNIWIGSIVTALFIIRFIYRFYTMFTSGMVSGVQQGQTNGWQSMYSGSNSWTAGLMLIMFAYYAIYYMILIRKQKQLPDMNVNET; via the coding sequence ATGGATCAACATATATTAGTGATTGTTATTATCATAGCGTTTATGCTTTATAGACGCGTCCGCCGGAATATTGGCTGGCAGCCGCTGAATCAAGGAAGACTCATGTTTCGAATTGTTTTATTTATCATTATTGGGGCACTTTTTCTTTCGGAAGGTATTTTGCATCCAGTCAGCCTAATCTCTGATGTGGTGGGGTTGGTTCTAGGAGGCATTCTGGCTTTTTATAGTGTCAATTTAACAGTATTCGAACAACGTGAGGGGCGTTTGTTTTACCGACCTAATATTTGGATTGGCAGTATTGTTACAGCGCTCTTTATCATTCGTTTTATTTATCGGTTTTATACCATGTTTACTAGTGGAATGGTTAGTGGAGTTCAACAGGGGCAGACAAATGGATGGCAATCCATGTACAGCGGCAGTAATTCATGGACGGCCGGGCTCATGCTCATCATGTTTGCATATTATGCCATTTATTATATGATTTTAATAAGGAAGCAAAAACAATTACCTGACATGAATGTGAACGAAACCTAA
- a CDS encoding DedA family protein — translation MSILHQLGEIAINWINSIGYWGILLGMILESACIPIPSEVIMPFGGFLVSTGHLNLIGVILVGTLGNLIGSLIAYAIGHWGGKRFIDRFGKYVFLSQKHLEAAENWFDKRGEIAVFVSRILPAIRTFISLPAGIARMSLAKFLTYTAIGSVIWSSILTYVGYVLGKNWGNIQGFLHPIAYLVAGIVAVILIYLVLKVVKGKKASA, via the coding sequence ATGAGTATTTTGCATCAATTGGGAGAGATCGCGATAAACTGGATAAACTCCATTGGTTATTGGGGCATTCTTTTAGGGATGATTTTGGAAAGTGCCTGTATTCCGATTCCAAGTGAAGTGATCATGCCTTTTGGCGGCTTTTTAGTATCAACCGGACATCTAAACCTTATAGGTGTCATTTTAGTTGGAACGCTGGGAAATCTTATTGGCTCTTTAATAGCCTATGCTATTGGACATTGGGGCGGAAAAAGATTTATCGATCGATTTGGCAAATACGTATTTTTATCACAAAAGCATTTGGAGGCAGCCGAGAACTGGTTTGACAAGCGCGGGGAAATTGCTGTATTTGTTTCACGTATCCTGCCGGCTATTCGTACATTCATTTCCCTTCCGGCTGGAATTGCCCGTATGTCCTTGGCCAAATTCTTAACATATACGGCCATTGGCAGTGTGATCTGGTCTAGTATTTTAACCTATGTCGGCTATGTATTGGGGAAAAACTGGGGAAATATTCAGGGCTTCTTACATCCGATTGCCTACCTAGTTGCCGGAATAGTAGCAGTCATTCTCATTTATCTTGTTCTTAAAGTGGTAAAGGGCAAGAAAGCGTCAGCATAG
- a CDS encoding SHOCT-like domain-containing protein, translating to MQDEISRVLTMVEEGKIDKDKATELINVLQRSEKPISLKKDSTYGNKTLKIRVTSEQGDDVNVNLPINLVKAVLKVGTNIAERIPQAEQYVKDINIDLLIEAIENELDGQIVDVKSAKGEKVLVVIE from the coding sequence ATGCAAGATGAGATTTCAAGAGTATTGACGATGGTGGAGGAAGGAAAAATTGACAAGGATAAAGCAACGGAATTAATCAATGTTTTGCAGCGAAGTGAAAAGCCCATTTCATTAAAGAAAGATTCCACATACGGCAACAAAACATTGAAAATTCGTGTTACCTCTGAACAAGGTGATGACGTTAACGTAAATCTGCCAATTAACCTTGTTAAGGCTGTGTTAAAAGTGGGAACAAACATTGCAGAAAGAATCCCGCAAGCTGAACAATATGTGAAAGATATCAATATCGATCTTTTAATCGAGGCTATTGAAAACGAGTTGGATGGACAAATTGTGGATGTCAAATCTGCTAAAGGTGAAAAAGTATTAGTTGTGATTGAGTAA
- a CDS encoding Crp/Fnr family transcriptional regulator encodes MKRILLKYMEKFTTLNQEEQEAVIKDLQIEEFKKGTILLRQGDVPAKCYFVLKGCVRQYALDETGKEITSNFYTEEQAISNFNHHKQDKSSSYSLICLEDCILVVGDLEGEMDMYRKYAELEFMTRKMIEHNFGEVQDELASFIASTPEERYKTLLQKRPHLIHRVPQHQLASYLGITPESLSRIKKRINQDKS; translated from the coding sequence ATGAAAAGAATATTATTAAAGTATATGGAGAAATTTACAACACTAAATCAAGAAGAACAGGAGGCAGTAATTAAAGATCTTCAAATTGAAGAATTTAAAAAAGGCACAATACTCCTTAGACAAGGAGATGTTCCGGCTAAATGCTATTTTGTTTTAAAGGGATGTGTTCGGCAGTATGCTCTAGATGAAACAGGAAAAGAGATTACATCCAATTTCTACACGGAGGAACAGGCCATTTCGAATTTCAATCATCATAAACAAGATAAGTCTTCCTCATACTCCTTAATATGTCTGGAAGACTGTATATTGGTCGTGGGTGACCTTGAAGGCGAAATGGACATGTATAGAAAATACGCCGAATTGGAATTTATGACGCGTAAAATGATTGAACATAATTTTGGCGAGGTACAAGATGAGTTGGCCTCCTTTATCGCATCTACACCTGAAGAACGCTACAAAACACTACTGCAAAAAAGGCCTCATTTAATCCATCGTGTACCCCAACATCAATTGGCGAGTTATCTTGGTATTACACCGGAGTCCTTAAGCAGAATCAAAAAGCGGATCAATCAAGATAAGTCTTAG